From the Bacillus tuaregi genome, one window contains:
- a CDS encoding pro-sigmaK processing inhibitor BofA family protein: protein MEPIMIIALLGILALLIFLLGTPLKPIRFISQAAAKLIIGAFFLFFLNMLGNQFGIHIPINLITSAVSGFLGIPGMFALVAIDMWII from the coding sequence TTGGAGCCAATCATGATTATCGCTTTATTAGGAATCCTTGCTTTGCTTATTTTTTTGCTTGGAACACCCTTAAAGCCTATACGCTTTATTAGCCAAGCTGCAGCGAAATTGATCATAGGGGCCTTCTTTTTATTTTTTCTCAATATGCTCGGAAATCAATTTGGAATCCATATTCCCATTAACCTAATAACATCCGCTGTATCTGGATTTTTAGGCATTCCTGGAATGTTTGCACTCGTAGCCATTGATATGTGGATTATTTAA
- a CDS encoding YaaL family protein: MFFRRKGRLRADYDEQLVEQLKRLKKDWDHQSTLTKKSFDPFGEMELQTKIARAKYLILLREAKKRRISLLK; this comes from the coding sequence ATGTTTTTTCGGAGAAAAGGACGGCTGCGTGCAGATTATGATGAACAGCTGGTAGAACAATTAAAGCGGCTAAAAAAGGACTGGGACCATCAAAGTACATTAACAAAAAAAAGCTTTGATCCCTTCGGTGAAATGGAATTACAAACTAAAATAGCCAGAGCAAAGTATCTTATATTGTTACGTGAGGCAAAGAAACGAAGAATTTCTCTCCTGAAATAG
- the recR gene encoding recombination mediator RecR, which translates to MHYPEPISKLIDSFMKLPGIGPKTAARLAFFVLNMKEDTVLDFAKALVNAKRNLSYCSVCGHITDQDPCYICEDQRRDRTIICVVQDPKDVIAMEKMKEFNGLYHVLHGSISPMDGIGPEDINIPALLKRLQDETVKEVILATNPNIEGEATAMYISRLLKPSGIRITRIAHGLPVGGDLEYADEVTLSKAMEGRREV; encoded by the coding sequence ATGCATTATCCGGAACCCATATCTAAATTAATTGACAGTTTTATGAAATTGCCAGGTATCGGCCCTAAAACGGCTGCTCGTCTGGCTTTTTTTGTCCTAAATATGAAGGAAGATACCGTATTGGACTTTGCAAAGGCGTTAGTCAATGCGAAAAGAAACTTATCCTATTGCTCTGTATGCGGCCATATCACGGATCAGGATCCTTGTTATATTTGTGAAGACCAGCGTAGAGACCGAACCATTATTTGTGTTGTCCAGGATCCTAAGGATGTCATTGCGATGGAGAAAATGAAGGAGTTCAATGGATTATACCATGTCTTGCATGGTTCTATATCACCGATGGATGGAATTGGACCAGAGGATATTAATATTCCCGCTTTATTAAAAAGACTCCAGGATGAAACCGTAAAGGAAGTCATATTAGCAACAAACCCAAATATTGAAGGCGAAGCAACTGCTATGTATATATCCAGACTTCTGAAGCCATCAGGTATTAGAATAACGAGAATAGCGCATGGTTTACCGGTAGGTGGAGATTTAGAATATGCAGATGAGGTCACTTTATCAAAGGCAATGGAAGGCAGAAGAGAAGTATAA
- a CDS encoding YbaB/EbfC family nucleoid-associated protein, producing the protein MRGGGMGNMQKMMKQMQKMQKDMAKAQEELGEQKIEGTAGGGMVTVIMTGHKEVVDVNIKEEVVDPEDVEMLQDLVLAATNDALKKVDELTNQKMGKFTQGMNLPGMF; encoded by the coding sequence ATGCGTGGCGGTGGAATGGGTAACATGCAAAAAATGATGAAGCAAATGCAAAAAATGCAAAAGGATATGGCAAAGGCACAGGAAGAATTGGGAGAACAAAAAATTGAAGGTACAGCTGGCGGTGGCATGGTAACAGTAATCATGACAGGGCATAAAGAAGTTGTCGATGTAAATATTAAAGAAGAGGTTGTCGATCCCGAAGATGTAGAAATGCTCCAGGATTTAGTGCTTGCAGCTACAAATGATGCATTGAAAAAGGTTGACGAGCTGACAAATCAAAAAATGGGGAAATTCACTCAAGGTATGAATCTTCCTGGCATGTTCTAG
- the dnaX gene encoding DNA polymerase III subunit gamma/tau: MSYQALYRVWRPQSFIDVVGQEHVTKTLQNALLQDKISHAYLFSGPRGTGKTSAAKILAKAVNCEKAPIAEPCNECPSCRGITDGSIPDVIEIDAASNNGVEEIRDIRDKVKYAPTSVKFKVYIVDEVHMLSIGAFNALLKTLEEPPKHVMFILATTEPHKIPLTIISRCQRFDFKRITAQAIVNRMALIARETGVEYEENALHVIARAAEGGMRDALSLLDQAISFGKEKVTVDDALTVTGAVSQVFLINLAKAIKNHDVVSGLESLEELLFQGKDPTRFIEDFILFYRDMLLYKAAPKLEESLERVLLDEEFKTLAEDINPDEIYQLINQLSKTQQEMRFTNHPKIFLEVAVVKLCQLEAASNVAGGPAIDQLMERINLLENEISELKQHGVKVIEEEHAPAAQKRPQRVARRGFQVPAGRINEILKSATKQDLQAVKGRWAELIEALTANQMRSQAALLKEAEPAAASSQALVIKFKYEIHCQMAMDNDKFVEAISSILQRITGKRMSVTGVPEDQWATIRESFVKNQRHDDNGSGESAELGAPEEEPHIAEAMKLFGAELIEVKE; encoded by the coding sequence GTGAGTTATCAAGCATTATATCGTGTATGGCGTCCGCAAAGCTTTATTGATGTGGTTGGACAAGAACACGTAACGAAAACATTGCAAAACGCCCTGCTTCAAGATAAAATCTCGCATGCTTATTTATTCTCAGGCCCTCGTGGAACGGGGAAAACGAGTGCAGCTAAAATACTAGCAAAGGCAGTGAACTGTGAAAAGGCACCTATAGCAGAGCCTTGTAATGAGTGTCCGTCCTGTCGGGGCATTACTGACGGCTCTATCCCGGATGTAATCGAAATCGATGCAGCTTCCAATAATGGGGTTGAAGAAATACGGGATATTCGGGATAAGGTTAAATATGCACCAACATCTGTCAAATTTAAGGTTTATATTGTCGATGAGGTTCATATGCTGTCCATCGGTGCCTTTAATGCGCTTCTCAAGACGTTGGAAGAGCCACCGAAGCATGTTATGTTTATTTTAGCAACAACAGAGCCGCATAAAATCCCGCTTACCATCATTTCAAGATGTCAGCGTTTTGACTTTAAAAGGATTACAGCTCAAGCGATTGTAAATCGTATGGCTCTTATTGCCCGTGAAACAGGGGTAGAGTATGAAGAGAATGCCTTGCACGTAATTGCTAGAGCCGCAGAGGGCGGTATGCGTGATGCGTTAAGTCTCTTGGATCAGGCGATTTCCTTTGGTAAAGAAAAAGTAACGGTTGATGACGCTCTAACCGTCACGGGTGCAGTATCTCAAGTCTTTTTGATAAACCTTGCTAAAGCGATCAAAAATCATGATGTGGTTAGTGGATTGGAATCATTAGAAGAGCTGCTTTTTCAAGGCAAGGATCCAACAAGGTTTATTGAGGATTTCATTCTTTTTTATCGCGATATGCTCTTATACAAAGCAGCTCCTAAACTGGAGGAATCATTAGAGCGTGTCCTGCTTGATGAGGAGTTTAAGACGCTAGCGGAAGACATAAATCCGGATGAAATTTATCAGCTCATTAACCAATTGAGCAAGACACAGCAAGAAATGCGGTTTACGAACCATCCGAAGATTTTTCTCGAAGTGGCAGTAGTTAAGTTATGTCAGCTTGAAGCAGCTTCGAATGTAGCAGGTGGTCCAGCAATTGATCAGCTGATGGAAAGAATCAACCTGCTTGAAAATGAAATTAGCGAGCTAAAGCAACACGGGGTTAAGGTGATAGAAGAGGAGCACGCTCCGGCAGCACAGAAACGTCCGCAAAGAGTGGCTAGAAGAGGGTTTCAGGTACCGGCAGGCAGAATTAATGAGATTCTGAAATCTGCCACAAAGCAGGACCTCCAGGCTGTTAAAGGACGCTGGGCAGAATTAATTGAAGCATTGACAGCTAATCAAATGCGCTCGCAGGCTGCGTTATTAAAAGAAGCAGAGCCGGCTGCAGCCTCAAGTCAGGCACTGGTCATTAAATTTAAATATGAAATCCACTGTCAAATGGCAATGGATAATGATAAATTTGTAGAGGCGATCTCCTCTATTCTGCAAAGAATAACCGGCAAACGAATGAGCGTTACAGGTGTTCCGGAGGATCAATGGGCAACAATACGTGAATCATTTGTGAAAAATCAACGCCATGATGACAACGGTAGTGGTGAAAGTGCTGAACTAGGTGCACCAGAGGAAGAACCGCATATAGCTGAAGCCATGAAGCTATTCGGTGCTGAACTGATTGAAGTAAAAGAATAA
- the tadA gene encoding tRNA adenosine(34) deaminase TadA, with product MVENHSDEFFMQEAIKEAKKAELLNEVPIGTVIVLHGEVIARAHNLRETNQSAVSHAELLAIEQACEAVGSWRLEDAELYVTLEPCAMCAGAIILSRIKRVVYGAADPKGGCAGTFMNLLQDERFNHQSEVVSGVLEQSCGQLLTDFFRQVRERKRAAKLRRKQEVIEQTEFGSD from the coding sequence ATGGTTGAAAATCATTCTGATGAATTTTTTATGCAGGAAGCAATTAAAGAGGCAAAGAAAGCAGAGCTGCTTAACGAGGTCCCAATTGGAACAGTCATTGTACTACATGGAGAGGTTATTGCTAGAGCTCATAATTTAAGGGAAACAAATCAAAGTGCTGTTTCACATGCAGAGCTGCTTGCAATCGAACAGGCCTGTGAGGCAGTTGGTTCATGGCGCCTTGAAGATGCGGAGCTGTACGTAACCCTCGAACCGTGTGCCATGTGTGCAGGCGCGATTATTCTTTCACGGATTAAGCGGGTTGTGTATGGTGCGGCAGACCCTAAGGGGGGCTGTGCGGGGACGTTTATGAATCTTTTACAGGATGAGCGCTTTAACCACCAGAGTGAAGTCGTAAGTGGGGTTCTAGAACAATCATGCGGACAGCTACTAACGGATTTTTTTCGACAGGTAAGAGAGCGAAAAAGGGCGGCGAAACTGAGGCGCAAACAAGAGGTAATTGAACAAACAGAATTTGGAAGTGATTAA
- a CDS encoding LysM peptidoglycan-binding domain-containing protein, with product MQIHVVRPNQSLSSIARAFGTTIDDLVEANELPNPNNLVVGQTLVIPIVGSFYWVQPGDSLWSIAARFRMSYQELAAVNRISVNQPLVVGTRLYIPPRPKSTAEFNAYVEPRGSSVAPVLETSAREAAPYLTYLAPFSFQALRDGSLKEPLLNNFPAIAEANNNVLMMVITNQENDQFSDELGRILLNDIAIQDRFLNNIVETANKYGFRDIHFDFEYLRPVDREAYNQFLRKAKARFNEQGWLLSTALAPKTSAEQEGAWYEAHDYKAHGEIVDFVVIMTYEWGYSGGPAMAVSPIGPVRDVLEYAITEMPASKILMGQNLYGYDWTLPFVQGTIAKALSPQQAIALAAERNVPIQYSTESQAPFFRYRDDEGKEHEVWFEDARSIQAKFDLIKELGLRGMSYWKLGLSFPQNWLLITENFNVRKIGR from the coding sequence ATGCAAATTCATGTAGTAAGACCAAACCAATCACTATCATCGATTGCCAGAGCATTTGGAACGACGATTGATGATTTAGTGGAAGCAAATGAGTTACCTAATCCAAACAACCTTGTAGTAGGTCAGACCTTAGTGATCCCAATTGTAGGAAGCTTTTACTGGGTCCAGCCAGGCGACAGCCTTTGGTCGATTGCAGCCCGCTTTCGAATGTCCTATCAGGAATTAGCCGCTGTAAACAGGATTTCAGTGAACCAGCCTCTTGTAGTAGGAACAAGATTATATATTCCACCACGTCCTAAGAGTACAGCAGAGTTCAATGCCTATGTTGAGCCTAGAGGTTCATCTGTAGCTCCTGTGCTAGAAACTAGTGCCCGTGAGGCTGCTCCATACTTAACTTATTTAGCACCCTTTAGTTTTCAGGCTCTTAGGGATGGGTCATTAAAAGAACCGTTATTAAATAACTTTCCCGCAATAGCTGAAGCAAATAACAATGTCTTAATGATGGTGATTACGAACCAGGAAAATGATCAGTTTAGTGATGAGTTAGGCCGGATCCTTTTAAATGACATAGCTATACAAGACCGATTTCTTAATAATATTGTTGAGACTGCAAATAAATATGGCTTTAGAGATATTCACTTTGATTTTGAATATTTACGGCCTGTTGACCGTGAGGCATATAACCAATTTTTACGGAAGGCAAAGGCCCGCTTTAACGAACAGGGGTGGCTGCTTTCTACTGCATTGGCGCCTAAAACGAGTGCAGAGCAAGAGGGTGCCTGGTATGAAGCACATGATTATAAGGCACATGGAGAAATCGTTGACTTTGTTGTCATCATGACCTATGAATGGGGCTACAGCGGAGGTCCTGCCATGGCCGTGTCACCGATTGGACCAGTTCGGGACGTTTTGGAATATGCCATTACCGAGATGCCTGCCTCGAAAATCTTAATGGGGCAGAACCTATACGGCTATGACTGGACACTGCCTTTTGTGCAAGGAACGATTGCTAAAGCATTAAGCCCGCAGCAGGCCATTGCTTTAGCTGCCGAGAGAAATGTGCCCATCCAATACAGTACCGAATCACAGGCACCATTTTTTAGATATAGGGATGATGAGGGAAAGGAGCATGAGGTTTGGTTTGAGGATGCTCGCTCCATCCAGGCAAAATTTGATTTAATTAAAGAATTGGGACTGCGAGGCATGAGTTACTGGAAGCTTGGTTTGTCCTTCCCGCAAAACTGGCTATTGATTACAGAAAACTTTAATGTCAGGAAAATAGGCAGGTAA
- the serS gene encoding serine--tRNA ligase: MLDIKFLRSNLEEVKAKLQHRGEDLSELDRFEGLDVSRRELIVESEKLKSRRNEVSQQVAVLKREKKDADHLIKEMREVGDEIKVLDEKLKAIEDTLEQILLGIPNIPHESTPTGDSEDDNVEVRNWGEKPQFGFEAKPHWDIADYLAILDFERAGKVTGSRFVFYKGLGARLERALFNFMLDLHTEEHGYLEVLPPYMVNRASMTGTGQLPKFEEDAFLINSEDYFLIPTAEVPVTNLHRDEILDGEELPISYAAFSACFRSEAGSAGRDTRGLIRQHQFNKVELVKFVKPEESYDQLEILTGHAEKVLQLLKLPYRVMSMCTGDLGFTAAKKYDIEVWMPSYDTYREISSCSNFEAFQARRANIRFRRELKAKPEHVHTLNGSGLAIGRTVAAILENYQQEDGSVVIPEVLRPYMGNREVITPR, from the coding sequence ATGCTTGATATTAAATTTCTACGTTCAAATTTAGAAGAAGTAAAGGCAAAGCTTCAACACCGAGGTGAGGATCTTTCTGAGCTTGACCGCTTTGAGGGTCTTGATGTTTCACGCCGTGAGTTAATTGTGGAGTCAGAAAAGCTCAAAAGTAGAAGAAATGAAGTTTCTCAACAGGTGGCCGTGTTAAAACGTGAGAAAAAGGATGCAGACCATCTAATAAAGGAAATGCGCGAAGTTGGCGATGAAATTAAAGTTCTCGATGAGAAGCTTAAAGCCATTGAGGATACATTAGAGCAAATCCTTTTAGGTATTCCGAACATTCCGCATGAGAGTACACCAACCGGTGATTCAGAGGATGATAATGTTGAAGTTAGGAACTGGGGAGAAAAGCCACAGTTTGGTTTTGAAGCTAAACCACATTGGGACATTGCTGATTACTTAGCCATTCTAGACTTTGAGCGTGCGGGTAAAGTAACCGGAAGCCGATTTGTATTCTATAAAGGCTTAGGAGCTAGACTCGAAAGAGCATTATTTAACTTTATGCTTGACCTCCATACAGAAGAGCATGGGTACCTTGAAGTGCTCCCTCCATATATGGTTAATCGAGCTAGTATGACAGGTACTGGGCAATTGCCAAAGTTTGAAGAGGATGCCTTCTTAATTAATAGCGAGGATTACTTCTTGATTCCAACCGCAGAAGTACCGGTAACCAACCTGCACCGTGATGAGATTTTGGATGGTGAAGAGCTTCCAATTAGCTATGCTGCTTTTAGTGCCTGCTTCCGTTCAGAAGCTGGCTCTGCAGGACGTGACACGAGGGGGCTAATTAGACAGCATCAGTTTAACAAAGTAGAGCTAGTGAAATTTGTTAAACCTGAAGAATCCTATGATCAGCTTGAAATTCTAACTGGTCATGCTGAAAAGGTTCTGCAGCTATTGAAACTGCCGTATCGTGTTATGAGTATGTGTACTGGTGACCTTGGCTTTACGGCAGCAAAGAAATATGATATTGAGGTTTGGATGCCAAGCTATGACACCTATCGTGAAATCTCTTCTTGCAGTAATTTCGAAGCCTTCCAAGCGCGTAGAGCGAATATCCGCTTCCGCCGCGAGCTAAAAGCAAAGCCAGAGCATGTTCACACATTGAATGGATCTGGCCTTGCGATTGGCAGAACGGTAGCAGCGATCCTGGAAAATTATCAGCAGGAAGATGGTTCTGTTGTGATTCCAGAGGTACTGCGTCCATATATGGGTAATCGTGAAGTCATCACACCGAGATAA
- a CDS encoding serine hydrolase has product MLEGFKLKKKTFQKQVAGLLAMLLLLSLFTGFSSVSAEEDTLGVNADAAILVDAETGRVLYAKNPDEVLGIASMTKMMTEYLLLEAIKEGRVKWEQEYSVSDYVYSVSQDTALSNVPLRKDGTYTIRELYEAMTIYSANGATIAIAETIAGSEASFVKMMTDKANEFGLENFKFVNSSGLNNHDLKGMHTVGSEEEENVMSARATATLAFHLLNDYPEVLETTSIPTKSFRAGTDDEIKMDNWNWMLPELVFKYEGVDGLKTGTTDFAGYCFTSTAKRNGDRYITVVMNAKGEGGSGSYKSRFDETKKMLDYAFSNFTKEEVLKKNYQIKNNKTLPVNKGKEDQVKIQTKSAIELVNKKGEKDNYKPVLVLDEKLLNEDGELTAPIKKGTKVGYMKLETKDGAPIQFLDGKSPQVDVIAAEGVEKANWFVLSMRAIGGFFGDVWGSVSSTIKGWF; this is encoded by the coding sequence ATGTTGGAGGGCTTTAAATTGAAAAAGAAAACTTTTCAGAAACAAGTAGCTGGTCTGCTAGCAATGCTTCTACTCTTAAGCCTTTTCACAGGGTTCAGTTCCGTAAGTGCAGAAGAGGATACTTTAGGTGTTAATGCTGATGCCGCCATTCTGGTGGATGCTGAGACAGGGAGAGTTTTGTACGCAAAGAACCCCGATGAGGTCCTTGGAATTGCGAGCATGACGAAAATGATGACTGAATACCTTCTTCTTGAGGCAATTAAAGAAGGTCGTGTAAAGTGGGAACAAGAGTATTCCGTGAGTGACTATGTGTATAGTGTTTCACAAGATACGGCTCTATCAAACGTACCATTACGAAAAGATGGAACATATACGATTAGAGAGCTCTATGAAGCGATGACGATTTATTCAGCAAACGGTGCAACAATTGCGATCGCCGAAACGATTGCCGGATCTGAAGCAAGTTTTGTCAAGATGATGACAGATAAGGCAAATGAGTTTGGTCTGGAAAATTTTAAATTTGTAAATTCTTCAGGTTTAAACAACCATGATTTGAAAGGTATGCATACAGTTGGTAGCGAAGAAGAGGAAAATGTAATGTCGGCTCGTGCTACTGCAACCTTGGCTTTTCACCTACTAAATGATTACCCTGAAGTATTGGAAACAACAAGTATTCCTACAAAGTCATTTAGAGCTGGTACTGATGATGAAATCAAAATGGATAACTGGAACTGGATGCTTCCAGAGCTTGTTTTTAAATATGAAGGCGTGGACGGTTTAAAGACAGGAACAACCGATTTTGCCGGCTATTGCTTTACTAGTACTGCCAAACGTAATGGAGACCGCTATATCACCGTTGTGATGAATGCCAAGGGTGAAGGCGGATCTGGTTCGTATAAATCAAGATTTGATGAAACAAAGAAAATGCTCGATTATGCATTTAGTAACTTTACAAAAGAGGAAGTTCTAAAGAAAAACTATCAAATTAAAAACAATAAAACATTACCTGTTAATAAAGGAAAAGAAGATCAGGTAAAAATTCAAACAAAATCAGCCATCGAGCTAGTGAATAAGAAGGGCGAAAAGGATAATTACAAACCTGTTCTTGTTCTAGACGAAAAGCTGCTAAACGAAGATGGAGAATTAACTGCACCGATTAAAAAAGGCACTAAAGTCGGTTATATGAAACTGGAAACGAAGGATGGAGCTCCAATTCAATTCCTTGATGGTAAGAGTCCACAAGTAGATGTCATTGCGGCAGAAGGCGTTGAAAAGGCAAATTGGTTTGTCCTTAGTATGCGTGCAATTGGTGGATTCTTCGGAGATGTTTGGGGAAGTGTATCATCAACTATAAAAGGCTGGTTTTGA
- the guaB gene encoding IMP dehydrogenase translates to MWENKFAKEGLTFDDVLLVPAKSEVLPKDVSLKVKLTDKVKLNIPLISAGMDTVTEASMAIAMARQGGLGIIHKNMTVEQQAEQVDKVKRSESGVISNPFFLTPEKQIFDAEHLMGKYRISGVPIVNNLEERKLVGILTNRDLRFIQDYSIKISDVMTKENLVTAPVGTTLAEAEKILQKYKIEKLPLVDAEGVLQGLITIKDIEKVIEFPNSAKDEHGRLLVGAAVGVSKDTMLRLEALVKASVDIVVIDTAHGHSKGVIDTVKEIRKTYPDLSIIAGNVATAEATRELFEAGADVVKVGIGPGSICTTRVVAGVGVPQITAIYDCATEARKHGKAIIADGGIKYSGDIVKALASGGHAVMLGSLLAGTSESPGETEIYQGRRFKVYRGMGSVSAMEKGSSDRYFQEENKKFVPEGIEGRLPYKGPLSDTIYQLIGGLRSGMGYCGAGSLQDLREKSQFIKMSGAGLRESHPHDVQITKEAPNYSIQ, encoded by the coding sequence ATGTGGGAAAATAAATTTGCTAAAGAAGGACTAACATTCGATGATGTTCTATTGGTCCCGGCAAAATCCGAAGTACTCCCTAAAGATGTAAGTCTAAAAGTCAAGCTGACGGATAAGGTTAAGTTAAACATTCCGTTGATCAGTGCTGGTATGGATACAGTTACTGAGGCCTCAATGGCCATTGCAATGGCAAGACAAGGCGGTTTAGGTATTATTCATAAGAATATGACTGTTGAACAGCAAGCAGAGCAGGTAGACAAGGTGAAGCGCTCAGAAAGCGGAGTTATTTCAAATCCATTTTTCCTTACACCAGAAAAGCAAATTTTTGATGCAGAGCATCTAATGGGGAAATATAGAATTTCTGGCGTGCCGATTGTGAATAATTTAGAAGAAAGAAAACTGGTTGGCATACTGACTAACCGTGATTTAAGATTTATTCAGGATTATTCTATTAAGATTTCAGATGTAATGACAAAAGAGAACCTTGTAACGGCACCAGTTGGCACGACTCTAGCAGAAGCAGAGAAAATTCTACAAAAATATAAAATTGAGAAGCTTCCGCTTGTCGACGCAGAGGGTGTGCTCCAAGGACTGATTACCATTAAAGATATCGAAAAAGTCATAGAATTCCCTAATTCTGCTAAGGATGAGCATGGCCGCCTACTAGTTGGTGCAGCTGTAGGAGTGTCAAAGGACACTATGCTGCGTTTAGAGGCATTGGTTAAAGCCAGTGTTGATATCGTTGTAATTGATACAGCCCACGGGCATTCAAAGGGTGTGATTGATACGGTTAAGGAAATTCGTAAAACATACCCTGACCTATCTATCATTGCTGGTAACGTAGCAACAGCCGAGGCAACAAGAGAGCTATTCGAGGCTGGTGCAGATGTTGTAAAGGTTGGGATTGGACCTGGTTCCATTTGTACTACAAGGGTAGTTGCTGGTGTAGGTGTACCACAAATTACAGCGATTTATGACTGTGCAACAGAAGCTAGAAAGCATGGAAAGGCCATCATTGCCGATGGTGGTATAAAGTACTCTGGAGACATCGTTAAGGCACTTGCTTCTGGAGGCCATGCAGTTATGCTTGGAAGCCTATTGGCCGGTACCTCAGAAAGCCCGGGAGAAACAGAAATCTATCAAGGCCGCCGCTTCAAGGTCTATCGCGGTATGGGCTCTGTATCTGCTATGGAAAAGGGTTCAAGTGACCGTTATTTCCAAGAAGAGAATAAAAAGTTCGTTCCAGAAGGAATTGAAGGTCGTCTACCATACAAAGGACCGTTAAGCGATACAATTTATCAGCTTATTGGCGGTCTCCGTTCCGGTATGGGATATTGTGGTGCCGGAAGTCTCCAGGATTTAAGAGAAAAGAGTCAGTTTATTAAAATGAGTGGAGCTGGATTAAGAGAAAGTCACCCACATGATGTTCAAATTACAAAAGAAGCTCCAAACTACTCTATTCAATAA
- a CDS encoding YaaC family protein: MIHSYKDFHSFLPFFSVTDTQSYLKNCYQKLSIEQAEQKSYENSYPFVYYLEHAQIYYQQAAQSPLLIQPILLFYGFAHLIKACILTKDPHYPGNTAMLAHGVSTRKRKKQQYEFFHDEVKFQKNGLLSCMLGDMFNIKHTEGDKVTMCELFQQIPELHSLFVQLEGKHTFINVPIQEDCFAFSKKILDSFHMTENRFIDFLQAESSNSLLFKESLSDCLLFDYHDTNICLTPLKYHIEDRDFYFSLLRGRFFSYPEMLTHYLLLYNLSMIARYETEWWSELLKTMPNKDYPFIVNFLKLTAKKGPFLIYQFLFNRLC, encoded by the coding sequence TTGATTCACTCATACAAGGATTTTCACTCCTTTTTGCCATTTTTCTCCGTCACAGACACGCAATCATATTTAAAAAATTGCTATCAAAAGTTATCTATAGAGCAGGCAGAACAAAAAAGCTATGAGAACAGCTATCCCTTTGTATATTATTTGGAACATGCCCAAATTTATTACCAGCAGGCCGCTCAGTCCCCCCTATTAATTCAGCCTATTCTTTTATTCTATGGCTTTGCCCATTTGATTAAGGCTTGTATACTGACAAAGGACCCTCATTATCCGGGAAATACAGCTATGCTTGCACACGGGGTCTCAACCAGAAAACGGAAAAAGCAGCAATATGAGTTTTTTCATGATGAAGTGAAATTTCAAAAGAATGGGTTACTATCCTGTATGCTGGGTGATATGTTTAATATCAAGCATACTGAGGGTGATAAGGTTACAATGTGTGAGTTGTTTCAACAAATTCCTGAGCTACACTCACTGTTTGTACAGCTAGAAGGAAAGCATACCTTTATCAATGTGCCCATTCAAGAGGATTGCTTTGCATTTTCAAAAAAAATTCTAGATAGCTTCCATATGACAGAAAATCGGTTTATTGACTTCTTACAAGCTGAATCTTCAAATAGTTTATTATTCAAAGAAAGTTTATCAGATTGTCTCCTTTTTGACTATCATGATACGAATATTTGTTTAACGCCCCTTAAATATCATATAGAGGACCGAGACTTTTACTTTTCCTTGTTACGGGGAAGGTTCTTCAGTTATCCGGAAATGTTGACACACTATTTGTTGCTCTATAATTTAAGTATGATTGCCCGCTATGAAACAGAATGGTGGAGCGAGTTGCTAAAAACAATGCCGAATAAGGACTATCCCTTTATTGTCAACTTTTTAAAGCTGACAGCGAAAAAGGGCCCGTTTTTGATCTATCAATTTTTGTTTAATCGGTTGTGTTGA